In the genome of Drosophila subpulchrella strain 33 F10 #4 breed RU33 chromosome 2L, RU_Dsub_v1.1 Primary Assembly, whole genome shotgun sequence, one region contains:
- the LOC119547717 gene encoding LOW QUALITY PROTEIN: out at first protein (The sequence of the model RefSeq protein was modified relative to this genomic sequence to represent the inferred CDS: substituted 1 base at 1 genomic stop codon) — translation MILEAEDPHQRVANAAHAVRQSHLRWRISHLSAMTAKKTHSRATCCGRVVSRNHFFKHSRAFLWFLLCNLLVGVDPAHSQLLINVQNQGGEVIQESITSNIGEDLITLEFQKTDGTLITQVIDFRNEVQILKALVLGEEERGQSQYQVMCFATKFNKGDFISSAAMAKLRQKNPHTIRTPEEDKGRETFTMSSWVQLNRSLPITRHLQGLCAEAMDATYVRDVDLKAWAELPGSSISSLEAATEKFPDTLSTRCNEVSSLWAPCLCNLETCIGWYPCGLKYCKGKGVAGGADSSGVQQPAQPTNYRCGIKTCRKCTQFTYYVRQKQQCLWDEXRRGELQLMQMQMRCARRRNGTEDDPSATCPGGETRVVAAATTATITGRRDGKDTTTTTTTTNKLRQLLLLVQQQMPFALWSFPVHHISQPPHTHSYSQSQHKPSQQQQQQHQHHSQVAPTSHHPSSSPSSPSSSSAMAAIVA, via the exons ATGATCCTGGAAGCGGAGGATCCGCACCAGCGCGTCGCGAATGCAGCCCATGCTGTGCGCCAATCGCACCTCCGCTGGCGAATTTCGCACCTGTCCGCGATGACGGCCAAGAAAACGCATTCGCGTGCCACTTGCTGCGGCCGCGTCGTCAGCCGCAATCACTTTTTCAAGCACAGTCGCGCCTTCCTGTGGTTCCTGCTCTGCAACCTGCTGGTGGGCGTGGACCCCGCCCACTCCCAGCTGCTCATCAACGTTCAGAACCAG ggTGGCGAGGTGATCCAGGAGAGTATTACCTCCAACATTGGCGAGGACCTTATAACGCTGGAGTTCCAGAAGACGGACGGAACGCTCATCACCCAGGTCATCGACTTTCGCAAT GAGGTTCAAATCCTCAAGGCCTTGGTGCTCGGCGAGGAGGAGCGCGGCCAGAGCCAGTACCAGGTCATGTGCTTCGCCACCAAGTTCAACAAGGGCGACTTCATCTCCTCGGCGGCAATGGCCAAGCTGCGCCAGAAGAATCCGCACACCATCCGCACTCCCGAGGAGGACAAGGGCCGGGAGACCTTCACCATGAGCAGCTGGGTGCAGCTGAACCGTTCGCTGCCCATCACCCGCCATCTGCAGGGCCTCTGCGCGGAGGCCATGGACGCCACCTACGTCCGGGATGTGGACCTCAAGGCCTGGGCGGAGCTGCCAG GCTCCTCGATCTCCAGCCTGGAGGCGGCCACCGAGAAGTTTCCGGACACGCTCTCGACGCGCTGCAACGAGGTGAGCAGCCTGTGGGCGCCCTGCCTGTGCAACCTGGAGACCTGCATCGGCTGGTATCCCTGCGGACTCAAGTACTGCAAGGGCAAGGGTGTCGCCGGCGGAGCGGACTCCTCGGGCGTCCAGCAGCCGGCACAGCCCACGAATTATCGCTGCGGCATCAAGACCTGCCGCAAGTGCACACAGTTCACCTATTATGTGCGGCAGAAACAACAGTGCCTCTGGGATGAATGACGACGCGGCGAGCTGCAGctgatgcagatgcagatgcgcTGCGCCAGGCGGCGGAATGGGACCGAGGATGATCCCAGTGCCACCTGTCCGGGTGGCGAAACCAGAGTAGTAGCAGCAGCAACGACAGCGACAATAACTGGGAGGAGGGATGGCAAGGATACGACGACGACAACAACGACGACCAACAAATTACGCCAACTGCTTTTGTTGGTCCAGCAGCAGATGCCTTTTGCTCTGTGGAGTTTTCCGGTCCATCACATTTCCCAGCCGCCCCACACCCATTCATACTCCCAATCCCAACATAAGCccagccagcagcagcagcagcagcatcagcatcaTTCTCAGGTTGCCCCCACTTCGCATCACCCGTCATCATCGCCATCatcgccatcatcatcatccgcAATGGCCGCCATCGTTGCGTGA
- the LOC119546721 gene encoding fibrinogen-like protein 1 has translation MNPNKQESSQDSSTENHLISSDFEMKKESVELEINLLKRKLKDAEEELRVKNNRVAELESLMKLKKENGVQIVRQPGIEDFEAAFEDIPSAGPEWMVIQRRIDGTVSFNTLNFMQKYWYKQGFGNLEKEFWFGCQKLHELTTSRRHELYIQIADFEGATAYARYDNFVIGSENEGYTLRSLGAYSGDAGDALSASVNKTFKHYRCYYGCFNREFCWSWWANSRCNLNGYYHSWQMNLTDENGIWWSTWNGRGRLNLKSCKMLIRPFQNE, from the exons ATGAACCCCAACAAGCAAGAATCTTCTCAAGATTCTTCTACTGAGAATCACCTA ATCAGTTCCGATTTCGAGATGaaaaaagagagtgtagagcTCGAGATTAACCTTTTAAAACGAAAACTTAAGGATGCGGAGGAAGAACTGCGAGTGAAAAACAATCGAGTCGCCGAACTAGAATCCCTAATGaaactaaaaaaagaaaatgggGTTCAAATTGTAAGGCAACCTGGAATCGAAGATTTCGAAGCCGCTTTTGAGGATATCCCCTCCGCCGGTCCAGAATGGATGGTAATCCAGCGACGAATCGACGGAACTGTATCCTTTAACACACTGAACTTTATGCAAAAATATTGGTATAAGCAAGGATTTGGAAATCTTGAAAAAGAGTTCTGGTTTGGCTGCCAAAAGCTGCATGAGTTGACTACAAGCCGAAGACATGAATTATACATTCAAATTGCGGATTTTGAAGGTGCTACTGCTTATGCAAGGTATGATAACTTTGTGATTGGCAGCGAAAACGAAGGATACACTTTAAGGTCCCTCGGGGCGTACTCCGGTGATGCTGGAGATGCCTTGTCGGCATCTGTGAATAAGACATTCAAGCACTACCGCTGTTACTATGGCTGTTTTAACAGAGAGTTTTGTTGGTCTTGGTGGGCCAATTCTCGATG CAATTTGAATGGCTATTATCACTCATGGCAAATGAATCTGACAGACGAGAATGGTATTTGGTGGAGTACATGGAACGGAAGGGGAAGACTTAATCTCAAATCGTGTAAAATGCTCATCAGGCCATTCCAAAATGAATGA
- the LOC119548089 gene encoding protein sly1 homolog, producing MLTLRERQINAIKQMLNLNSQQPKALAAEPVWKILIYDRVGQDIISPIISIKELRELGVTLHVQLHSDRDSIPDVPAIYFCLPTDENLDRIQQDFSNGLYDVYHLNFLAPITRSKIENLAAAALHAGCVANIHRVYDQYVNFISLEDDFFVLKHQQSDQLSYYAINRANTRDEEMEALMDSIVDSLFALFVTLGNVPIIRCPRNSAAEMVARKLEKKLRENLWDARANLFHMDATQAGGGVFSFQRPVLLLLDRNMDLATPLHHTWSYQALVHDVLDLGLNLVYVEDETASAGARKKPKACDLDRNDRFWMTHKGSPFPTVAEAIQEELESYRNSEEEIKRLKTSMGIEGESDIAFSLVNDTTARLTNAVNSLPQLMEKKRLIDMHTKIATAILNFIKARRLDSYFEIEEKVMSKQTLDRPLLDLLRDGEFGQAEDKLRLYIIYFICAQQLPESEQERLKEALQAAGCDLTALAYVQRWKGIMNRSPSISQATQYEGGGTKTVSMFTKLVSQGSSFVMEGVKNLVVKRHNLPVTKITEQVMECRSNAETDDYLYLDPKLLKGGDVLPKNRAPFQDAVVFMVGGGNYIEYQNLVDFIKQKQTSNVQRRIIYGASTLTNARQFLKELSALGGEIQSPAATS from the exons ATGCTGACCCTGCGGGAGCGCCAAATCA ATGCCATTAAGCAGATGCTTAATTTGAACTCGCAGCAGCCGAAGGCTTTGGCTGCCGAGCCCGTGTGGAAGATACTCATCTACGATCGCGTTGGCCAGGACATAATATCGCCCATTATTTCCATCAAGGAGCTGCGCGAATTGGGCGTGACCCTGCATGT GCAACTCCACTCCGATCGCGACTCCATTCCGGATGTGCCGGCTATATACTTTTGCCTGCCCACCGACGAGAATCTGGACAGGATTCAGCAGGACTTCTCGAACGGACTGTACGATGTGTACCACCTGAACTTCCTGGCCCCCATTACGCGTAGCAAAATCGAGAATCTGGCTGCCGCTGCCCTGCACGCCGGTTGCGTGGCCAACATCCATCGAGTTTACGATCAGTATGTGAACTTCATCAGCTTGGAGGACGACTTCTTTGTCCTGAAGCACCAGCAGAGCGACCAGCTCTCCTACTACGCCATCAATCGGGCCAACACCCGCGACGAGGAGATGGAGGCCCTGATGGACTCCATTGTGGACTCGCTCTTCGCCCTGTTCGTGACCCTGGGAAATGTGCCCATCATCCGATGTCCACGGAATAGTGCCGCGGAGATGGTAGCCCGCAAGCTGGAGAAAAAGCTGCGTGAGAACCTGTGGGATGCGCGCGCCAATCTGTTCCACATGGATGCCACACAGGCCGGCGGCGGAGTGTTCAGCTTCCAGCGACccgtgctgctgctgctggacaGGAACATGGATCTGGCCACGCCTCTGCATCACACCTGGTCGTATCAGGCGCTAGTGCACGATGTCCTGGACTTGGGACTGAATCTGGTCTACGTGGAGGATGAGACGGCCAGTGCGG GAGCCCGGAAGAAGCCCAAGGCCTGCGATTTGGACCGCAACGACCGCTTCTGGATGACGCATAAGGGCAGTCCTTTTCCCACGGTGGCCGAGGCCATCCAGGAGGAGCTGGAGTCCTACCGCAACTCCGAAGAGGAGATCAAGCGGCTCAAGACGTCCATGGGCATCGAGGGAGAGTCGGACATTGCCTTCTCGCTGGTCAACGACACCACCGCCCGGCTGACCAATGCCGTCAATTCTCTGCCACAACTGATGGAGAAGAAGCGACTGATCGACATGCACACCAAGATCGCCACTGCAATCCTGAACTTCATCAAGGCAAGAAGACTAGACTCGTACTTCGAGATCGAGGAGAAGGTCATGTCCAAGCAGACACTGGATAGGCCTTTGTTGGATCTGCTACGGGATGGAGAGTTCGGTCAGGCGGAGGATAAGCTGCGCCTGTACATCATCTACTTTATCTGCGCCCAGCAGCTGCCCGAGTCCGAGCAGGAGCGGCTCAAAGAGGCGCTACAGGCGGCCGGCTGTGATCTTACTGCCTTGGCGTATGTGCAGCGCTGGAAGGGGATCATGAACCGCTCACCGAGCATTAGCCAGGCCACCCAGTACGAGGGCGGCGGCACCAAGACTGTGTCCATGTTCACTAAGCTCGTCTCACAGGGCAGCTCCTTCGTGATGGAGGGAGTCAAGAATCTGGTGGTCAAACGGCAT AATCTTCCTGTTACCAAAATCACCGAGCAGGTGATGGAGTGTCGAAGCAATGCGGAGACCGATGACTACCTGTATTTGGATCCCAAGCTTCTCAAGGGCGGCGATGTGCTGCCCAAGAACCGGGCTCCATTCCAGGACGCCGTGGTCTTTATGGTCGGCGGAGGCAACTACATCGAGTACCAGAACCTGGTGGACTTCATCAAGCAGAAGCAAACGTCCAATGTGCAACGGCGGATCATTTATGGCGCTTCCACGCTGACCAACGCGAGGCAGTTCCTCAAGGAGCTATCCGCCTTGGGAGGCGAGATCCAGTCGCCGGCGGCAACGAGTTAG